The following are encoded together in the Vanrija pseudolonga chromosome 7, complete sequence genome:
- the RPL10 gene encoding 60S ribosomal protein L10, whose amino-acid sequence MGRRPARCYRYCKNKPYPKSRYNRGVPDAKIRIYDLGRKRASVDDFPFCCHLVSDEYEQLSSEALEAARICANKYIVKTAGKEAFHLRVRVHPFHIIRINKMLSCAGADRLQQGMRGAWGKPYGSVARVNIGQVIMSIRCRDANKAVIIEALRRARYKFPGRQKIIVSKKWGFTSLDRPDYEALKANKQVVNDGAYVQFLKPKGPLEANLRFAARA is encoded by the exons ATGGGTCGCCGTCCCGCTCGTTGCTACCGTTACTGCAAGAACAAGCCCTACCCCAAGTCGCGCTACAACCGTGGTGTGCCCGACGCCAAGATCCGTATCTATGACCTTGGCCGCAAGCGCGCTTCCGTCGACGACTTCCCCTTCTGCTGCCACCTCGTTTCCGATGAGTACGAGCAGCTGTCTTCCGAGGCTCTTGAGGCCGCCCGTATTTGCGCCAACAAGTACATTGTGAAGACTGCCGGTAAGGAGGCCTTCCACCTCCGTGTCCGTGTCCACCCCTTCCACATCATCCGTATCAACAAGATGCTTTCGTGCGCCGGTGCCGATCGTCTTCAGCAGGGTATGCGTGGTGCTTGGGGTAAGCCCTACGGCTCGGTCGCCCGTGTCAACAT TGGCCAGGTCATCATGTCCATCCGTTGCCGTGACGCCAACAAGGCCGTCATCATCGAGGCTCTCCGCCGTGCTCGTTACAAGTTCCCTGGTCGCCAGAAGATCATTGTCTCGAAGAAGTGGGGTTTCACCTCGCTCGACCGCCCCGACTAcgaggccctcaaggccaaCAAGCAGGTCGTCAACGACGGTGCCTACGTCCAGTTCCTCAAGCCCAAGGGCCCCCTCGAGGCCAACCTCCGTTTCGCTGCCCGCGCTTAA
- the CAB4 gene encoding Phosphopantetheine adenylyltransferase: protein MTSIIPPTGDLLVVLPFTPALLADPSPLLPLLYSAAKSVSGSVTVLFSTPASDPDGLQLYATLRAAPKAHWSALSHFLAQAYSALAAGQQAADNFLTEVEVRFDGELGEWQHKLPAIPQRVIVLDSHKDLASRILETAGVTAPHHTVPSPRLPPPGSLQPATPAPGYPVTALGGTFDHLHAAHKILLHIGLFVTEKRLFNGIISPALLASKSNAHLVESLEQRIANVAAFLNRTGPGDTLVEVEEIKDALGPTAWDPTIKALVVSRETLDGGAHINKVRKADNLDELTVLSIDVISSDIDGVADDSHFRTINLASATDAQLKTDKFGSSGIRSWMSNHGINGPGGLASSPNVPRPGATIDPATGKPHTAGLTRAELEAKRAFEAANSGGGGGLQSSPNVPRPGATIDPATGKPHSAGLTRAELEAKRAAEAANK, encoded by the exons ATGACTTCCATCATCCCCCCAACaggcgacctcctcgtcgtcctcccaTTCACCCCAGCACTCCTAGCAGACCCAtcacccctcctcccactcctcTACTCGGCCGCCAAGAGCGTGTCCGGATCCGTCACTGTCCTCTTCTCCACCCCGGCCTCCGACCCCGACGGCCTTCAACTCTACGCCACCCTCCGTGCTGCGCCCAAAGCGCACTGGTCGGCCCTCTCGCACTTTCTCGCGCAGGCATACTCTGCCCTCGCAGCCGGTCAGCAGGCCGCAGACAACTTCCTCACAGAGGTAGAGGTCCGATTCGACGGAGAACTAGGCGAGTGGCAACACAAGCTCCCGGCAATTCCCCAACGCGTCATTGTCCTTGATT CACACAAGGACCTCGCATCCCGTATCCTCGAGACCGCCGGCGTCACCGCACCCCACCACACGGTCCCGTCCCCTCGTCTCCCCCCACCCGGCTCATTGCAGCCAGCCACCCCAGCCCCCGGCTACCCTGTAACCGCACTCGGCGGCACATTCGACCACCTCCACGCCGCGCACAAGATCCTGCTGCATATCGGCCTGTTCGTGACCGAGAAGCGCTTGTTTAACGGTATCATCTCCCCCGCACTCTTGGCAAGCAAGAGCAACGCTCATCTCGTCGAGTCGCTAGAGCAACGTATCGCAAACGTCGCTGCATTCCTGAACCGCACTGGGCCAGGAGACACCCTCGTTGAAGTCGAGGAAATCAAAGACGCACTCGGCCCCACTGCCTGGGACCCGACAATCAAAGCACTCGTTGTCAGCCGCGAGActctcgacggcggcgcacaTATCAACAAGGTCCGCAAGGCCGACAATCTCGACGAACTCACCGTTCTCTCGATCGACGTCATCTCGTCTGATATCGACGGCGTAGCAGACGACAGCCACTTCCGTACCATCAACCTCGCGTCCGCCACCGACGCACAGCTCAAGACTGACAAGTTTGGATCCTCTGGAATTCGCTCCTGGATGTCCAACCACGGTATCAACGGCCccggcggcctcgcctcGAGCCCCAACGTTCCCCGCCCGGGCGCGACGATTGACCCCGCCACTGGCAAGCCCCACACTGCTGGCCTGACgcgtgccgagctcgaggccaagcgtGCCTTTGAGGCGGCCaactctggcggcggcggcggcctccaGTCCAGCCCCAATGtgccccgccccggcgcgACCATCGACCCCGCCACTGGCAAGCCGCACTCGGCGGGCCtgacgcgcgccgagcttgaggccaagcgcgccgccgaggcggccaacaAGTGA
- the ARB_07893_1 gene encoding Beta-hexosaminidase has translation MLLKTLFAVAALLAAPAAADLNVWPAPASSTTGNSTVCLDRGFKISVAGGKAPADLVSAIARTQANLQRSQHQFLSPTHGAEFFPNGQGCKSYVKELVLNYAKGAVQDPIASPVDKRIANEAYTLDVSAAGVASATGASSLGLLRALTTFENLWFKLNKGAKVARRDYRQARDGEVADAANWGGGGSGGGANPTFAPYAPYHIDDKPAFPWRAVLIDTSRHFFSVETIKRQLDIMSLVKLNVLHWHIVDSQSWPLALSAFPNLAAKGAYSPAEVYSEAQVKDIIQYAGERGIDVVIEIDTPGHTSIIYDSYPDYIACFEKRPWTTYANEPPAGQLRFADQKVTGFVSSLFKSVAGLTKSAYFGTGGDELNVKCYDEDAPTQAILKANSWTIENALKNFTVQTHNTLRSVGRTPVVWEEMAISHGDTGLDPATVVQVWISSASVKQVADKGLRLVHASNDYFYLDCGQGGWVTADGGLNSWCDPYKTWAHIYSFDPYNGTTPAQHAQVLGGQASVWAEQTDESNIDSQIWPRAAAFAEVFWTGGGAKGFPLSAVSATGRLHDIRYRIVDKGVRAIPIQPEWCALRPGLCNLAG, from the exons ATGCTCCTCAAGACCCTCTTCGCTGTCGctgccctgctcgccgcccccgcggcTGCCGACCTCAACGTCTggcccgcgcccgcgtccTCCACGACGGGCAACAGCACCGTGTGCCTCGACCGCGGGTTCAAGATCTCGGTGGCGGGGGGCAAGgcgcccgccgacctcgtgTCGGCCAtcgcgcgcacgcaggcCAACCTCCAGCGCTCGCAGCACCAGTTCCTCTCGCCCACCCACGGCGCAGAGTTCTTCCCCAACGGCCAGGGCTGCAAGTCGTACGTCAAGGAGCTGGTGCTCAACTACGCCAAGGGCGCGGTCCAGGACCCGATCGCGTCC CCAGTCGACAAGCGTATCGCCAACGAGGCGTACACTCTCGACGTGTccgccgcgggcgtcgcgagcgccaccggcgccagctcgctcggcctcctccgcgccctcACCACCTTCGAGAACCTCTGGTTCAAGCTCAACAAGGGCGCAAaggtcgcccgccgcgactACCGCCAGGCGCGCGATGgtgaggtcgccgacgctgccaactggggcggcggcggcagcggaggCGGAGCCAACCCCACGTTCGCGCCGTACGCGCCCTACCACATCGATGACAAGCCCGCTTTCCCCTGGCGCGCGGTCCTGATTGATACGTCGCGCCACTTCTTCTCGGTCGAGACGATCAAGCGCCAGCTCGACATCATGAGCCTtgtcaag CTCAACGTCCTCCACTGGCACATTGTCGACTCGCAGTCGTGGCCCCTGGCCCTGTCCGCCTtccccaacctcgccgccaagggcgcctactcgcccgccgaggtcTACTCCGAGGCCCAGGTCAAGGACATTATCCAGTATGCTGGCGAG cgcggcatcgacgtcgtcaTCGAGATCGACACCCCGGGCCACACGTCCATCATCTACGACTCGTACCCCGACTACATTGCCTGCTTTGAGAAGCGCCCGTGGACGACGTACGCCAACGAGCCGCCTGCCGGCCAGCTCCGCTTCGCCGACCAGAAGGTGACTGGCTTTGTGTCGTCGCTGTTCAAGTCGGTCGCGGGTCTGACCAAGAGCGCGTACTttggcaccggcggcgacgagctcaacgTCAAGTGCTAT gacgaggacgcccCCACCCAGGCCATCCTCAAGGCCAACTCTTGGACGATCGAGAACGCCCTCAAGAACTTTACCGTCCAGACGCACAACACGCTCCGCAGCGTCGGCCGCACCCCCGTCGTGTGGGAGGAGATG gcCATCTCGCACGGCGACAccggcctcgaccccgccaccgTCGTCCAGGTCTGGatcagcagcgccagcgtcaAGCAGGTGGCTGACAAGGGCCTCCGCCTCGTGCACGCGTCCAACGACTACTTCTACCTC GACTGTGGCCAGGGCGGCTGGgtcaccgccgacggcggcctcaACTCGTGGTGCGACCCGTACAAGACCTGGGCGCACATCTACTCGTTTGACCCTTACAACGGcaccacgccggcgcagcacgcGCAGGTCCTCGGCG gccaGGCATCTGTCTGGGCCGAGCAGACCGACGAGTCCAACATCGACTCGCAGATCTGGCCCCGCGCTGCGGCCTTTGCCGAGGTCTTCtggaccggcggcggcgccaagggCTTCCCGCTGAGCGCAGTCAGCGCCACGGGCCGCCTCCACGACATCCGCTACCGTATCGTCGACAAGGGGGTGCGCGCGATCCCCATCCAGCCCGAGTGGTGCGCCCTTCGTCCCGGTCTCTGCAACCTTGCCGGTTAA
- the ESA1 gene encoding Histone acetyltransferase ESA1: MAPSTPTSKNGRAGSEGSPGPTVAPGGSYALSDVTPGVKIFVVKPLPNGSEEHRKAEILSTRPKPVSAFAPKPKPGDPQPDPRDDTEYYVHYVEFNKRLDEWVGGSRLLTDKEMEWPKPKDEGKKKSTGKATPGKAASGSASPGRPSKGAPPKSLLKKAATKAASQVGKAPSKKKKGKGAIQVEEEESDDPEAEGESEDGDGDVSMSSGDGEGDESLSPSDPQAGPRVFSKKQEIEKLRTSGSMTQSHSEISRVKNLNKLQIGKAEVEAWYFSPYPQEYAHLPKLYICEFCLLFYPSPTQLSRHRTKCTLQHPPGNEIYRHGDISFFEIDGRRQRTWCRNLCLLSKCFLDHKTLYYDVDPFMYYCMTVKDEYGDHLIGYFSKEKESAEGYNVACILTLPQYQRKGYGRLLIEFSYELSKVEGKTGSPEKPLSDLGLLGYRAYWQEKIVELLLESEDEISLDEIAQRTAITHGDIMHTCQALQMIKYYKGNHIIHLTDAVLEQHQKTKGKARTTIDPTALKWKPPIFTRSQLTFGF; the protein is encoded by the exons ATGGCACCCTCCACACCAACGTCCAAAAACGGCCGGGCCGGCAGCGAAGGCTCGCCGGGCCCAACAGTCGCCCCAGGAGGCAGCTACGCCCTGTCT GACGTGACGCCGGGAGTCAAGATCTTTGTGGTCAAGCCATTGCCCAACGGCTCAGAAGAGCaccgcaaggccgagatTCTGTCAACACGACCAAAGCCAGTGTCTGCTTTCGCACCAAAGCCAAAGCCTGGTGACCCCCAGCCCGACCCGCGCGACGACACCGAGTACTACGTCCACTATGTCGAGTTCAACAAGCGTCTCGACGAATGGGTCGGCGGTAGTCGTCTGCTCACGGACAAGGAGATGGAGTGGCCCAAGCCGAaggacgagggcaagaagaagagcaCGGGCAAGGCGACGCCAGGAAAGGCCGCGTCGGGGTCTGCATCCCCAGGACGGCCTTCCAAGGGCGCCCCACCAAAGTCGCtgctcaagaaggccgccacGAAGGCCGCGTCCCAGGTCGGCAAGGCTCCatcgaagaagaagaagggcaagggcgccatccaggtcgaggaggaggagagcgacgaccCCGAAGCCGaaggcgagagcgaggacggcgacggcgacgtcagCATGTCGTCCGGAGACGGCGAAGGAGACGAGAGTCTGTCACCGAGCGACCCCCAGGCCGGACCCCGCGTGTTCAGCAAGAAGCAAGAGATCGAAAAGCTGAGAACATCGGGGTCCATGACCCAGAGCCACAGCGAGATTTCTCGAGTCAAGAACCTCAACAAGCTCCAGATCGGCAAGGCTGAAGTCGAGGCATGGTACTTCTCGCCCTACCCGCAAGAGTACGCGCACCTGCCCAAGCTTTACATCTGCGAGTTTTGCCTGTTGTTCTACCCGTCCCCGACGCAGCTCTCGCGCCACCGTACAAAGTGCACTCTGCAGCACCCGCCCGGCAACGAGATCTACAGACACGGCGACATTTCGTTCTTCGAGATTGACGGCCGGAGACAGCGTACCTGGTGCCGCAACCTCTGTCTGTTGAGCAAGTGCTTCCTCGACCACAAGACGCTCTACTACGATGTCGACCCTTTCATGTACTACTGCATGACGGTCAAGGACGAGTACGGAGACCACCTGATCGGCTACTTTTCAAAAGAGAAGGAATCGGCAGAGGGTTACAATGTCGCGTGTATCCTCACGCTGCCACAGTACCAGCGAAAGGGATACGGTCGTCTTCTCATCGAGTTCAGCTACGAGCTGTCCAAGGTTGAGGGCAAGACCGGCTCGCCAGAGAAGCCCCTGTCCGATCTGGGTCTTCTCGGTTACCGCGCGTACTGGCAAGAGAAGAttgtcgagctcctcctcgagtcCGAGGATGAGATCAGCCTCGACGAGATCGCCCAGCGCACGGCCATCACCCACGGCGACATCATGCACAC GTGCCAGGCGCTCCAGATGATCAAGTACTACAAGGGCAACCACATTATCCacctcaccgacgccgtgctcgagcagcaccagAAGacaaagggcaaggcgcgcaCGACCATTGACCCCACTGCTCTCAAGTGGAAGCCGCCCATCTTCACCCGCTCTCAGCTCACGTTCGGCTTCTAA